In Fusarium oxysporum f. sp. lycopersici 4287 chromosome 12, whole genome shotgun sequence, one DNA window encodes the following:
- a CDS encoding MFS transporter, SP family, general alpha glucoside:H+ symporter: MSSPKDLAQVEHIDPDKMAFDEVERPAAREANDREHTLTLREALRLYPKAISFSLLFSTAIIMEGYDLSLLGSFYGYDAFKQKFGNEVDSNGNPIVSADWQTYIQVGGMCGQIIGLYINGWVSDAFGYKKTMLASQVLMIGLIFFPFFAPNLQVLLAGNILLGLPWGIFQTLTLAYASDVAPVVLRPYLTAYVNLCWVIGQLIGAGVLRGFSTMGGDWSYRIPFALQWAWPPFIMLGTLFAPESPWWLVRKERYEDAKRSILSLVTQCDVPFDADAQVELLKATNQMEIENSAGTNYWHCFMRSDLRRTEVASISYTAQALCGSSLMGYAVQFYLEAGLSSERALDFNVIQYCVGAVGVVLSWFLMSRFGRRHIYICGMASLFFILIAVGALGFAKKTEQTGWAIGSLLVVYTFVYDMTIGPIAYTIVAEISSTRLKAKTIVLARNFSNIAGLVTNTLMPRMLGRNSWNWGAKTGLFWAGWCLLIFIWAFFRLPEPKGRTYGELDLLFEHKVPARKFASTKVDQFPTSGSTEKVQEE; the protein is encoded by the exons ATGTCTTCACCAAAGGATCTCGCTCAGGTTGAGCACATCGATCCCGACAAGATGGCCTTTGACGAAGTTGAGCGCCCTGCTGCGCGCGAGGCCAATGATCGCGAACACACCCTCACTCTCCGCGAGGCACTTCGCCTGTATCCCAAAGCCATTTCCTTCTCCCTCCTTTTCTCAACGGCTATCATCATGGAAGGTTATGATTTGAGTTTGTTGGGTAGCTTTTACGGTTATGATGC ATTCAAGCAGAAATTCGGTAACGAAGTCGACTCGAACGGAAATCCTATTGTTTCGGCCGATTGGCAGACTTATATCCAAGTTGGTGGCATGTGCGGTCAGATCATTGGCCTTTACATCAACGGTTGGGTATCTGATGCTTTTGGTTACAAGAAGACCATGTTGGCGAGTCAGGTTCTTATGATTGGActcatcttctttcccttctttgcGCCAAACCTTCAGGTCCTCTTGGCTGGAAACATTCTTCTCGGTCTGCCCTGGGGTATTTTCCAGACTCTCACTCTCGCATATGCTTCTGATGTTGCGCCCGTTGTCCTAAGACCGTACCTAACTGCCTATGTCAACCTTTGCTGGGTCATCGGTCAACTCATCGGCGCAGGCGTTCTTCGCGGGTTCAGCACCATGGGCGGTGATTGGTCCTACAGAATCCCTTTTGCTCTGCAGTGGGCTTGGCCTCCGTTCATCATGCTTGGTACCCTCTTCGCTCCTGAGTCTCCTTGGTGGCTTGTGCGAAAGGAGCGATACGAGGATGCTAAGCGATCTATCCTTTCGCTCGTCACTCAGTGCGATGTTCCttttgatgctgatgctcaGGTTGAGCTTCTGAAGGCTACCAACCAGATGGAGATTGAGAACTCTGCTGGAACAAACTACTGGCACTGCTTCATGCGCAGCGATCTTCGACGAACTGAAGTCGCTTCCATCAGCTACACTGCCCAGGCTCTCTGCGGTAGCTCTCTCATGGGCTACGCCGTTCAGTTCTACCTCGAAGCTGGTCTTTCCTCCGAGCGAGCTCTTGACTTCAACGTCATTCAATACTGTGTCGGTGCCGTCGGTGTCGTTCTATCCTGGTTCCTCATGTCTCGCTTCGGTCGTCGCCATATCTACATCTGCGGCATGgcatctctcttcttcatcctcatcgccgTCGGAGCCCTCGGCTTCGCCAAGAAGACTGAGCAAACCGGTTGGGCCATCGGTAGCTTGCTCGTCGTGTACACCTTTGTCTACGACATGACCATCGGCCCCATTGCTTATACCATCGTCGCCGAGATCTCATCCACTCgtctcaaggccaagactaTTGTGTTGGCCCGTAACTTCAGCAACATCGCCGGTCTCGTCACCAACACCCTCATGCCCCGCATGCTCGGTCGCAACTCTTGGAACTGGGGCGCCAAGACTGGTCTGTTCTGGGCTGGATGGTGTCTGTTGATCTTCATCTGGGCCTTCTTCCGCCTTCCTGAGCCCAAGGGTCGAACATATGGTGAGCTCGATCTTCTCTTCGAGCACAAGGTTCCTGCGCGCAAGTTTGCTAGCACCAAGGTTGATCAGTTCCCTACATCTGGATCAACAGAGAAGGTTCAGGAGGAATAA
- a CDS encoding hypothetical protein (At least one base has a quality score < 10) produces the protein MSSDPRPSTPPHHPNFGVRMSSESINRLVRHVLPDTTHIELEALPSLKSFNNRIYYLQCHRESQNGNELAHIDKLVVKINGRGFGSEKIQNEVSCLRLLEHFCPEIPAPRAIAWSQDGLTIDTKDAQRGEVKLNVTDDSPGGWILMTRVPGKPIDLSALSNDDKFHLATQLADHVTNWRRDVPLQSFTGNICFHEMDCQPDVTIPSSNSAIEMQFLIRGMLGEELHCQDGIASLAEYYKLRIENKMKTLQTNETFAPNRDLMQPLQDFILQVLPKVSSLNTKDDLFVFTHYDVSPRNVLVSGQPPQITGIVDFEFSGFFPPLDEFLNDCIANDGDWPKVMYDVYLKRLESNGIPTPW, from the coding sequence ATGTCATCAGATCCGCGACCATCAACACCGCCCCATCATCCAAACTTTGGTGTGCGCATGTCCAGTGAGAGCATCAACCGTTTGGTGCGCCACGTACTTCCCGACACTACCCACATAGAATTGGAGGCTCTTCCGTCTTTGAAGTCCTTCAACAACCGGATCTACTATCTTCAATGTCATAGAGAATCCCAGAACGGCAACGAGTTAGCGCATATTGATAAGCttgttgtcaagatcaatgGTCGAGGATTTGGGTCGGAGAAAATACAAAATGAGGTTTCTTGTCTACGCCTGCTGGAGCACTTTTGCCCTGAGATTCCAGCGCCTCGTGCGATAGCTTGGTCTCAGGATGGATTGACTATCGATACCAAAGACGCGCAGCGGGGTGAGGTGAAGCTCAATGTTACGGATGATAGTCCGGGTGGTTGGATATTGATGACGAGAGTTCCCGGAAAGCCCATCGACTTATCTGCACTCAGCAATGACGACAAGTTTCATCTGGCGACACAGTTGGCAGATCATGTTACCAATTGGCGGCGGGACGTCCCTCTTCAAAGCTTTACTGGGAACATTTGCTTTCATGAAATGGACTGCCAGCCTGACGTCACAATCCCAAGCTCGAATAGCGCCATTGAAATGCAGTTTCTCATCAGAGGCATGCTTGGAGAAGAGCTCCATTGCCAAGATGGTATTGCTTCCCTTGCAGAGTACTACAAGCTCAGGATAgagaacaagatgaagactTTGCAGACGAACGAGACGTTTGCACCAAACAGAGATCTCATGCAGCCTCTTCAAGACTTCATACTACAGGTCCTTCCCAAAGTCAGTAGCTTAAATACCAAAGACGACTTATTCGTGTTCACTCACTACGATGTATCCCCAAGAAACGTCCTCGTGTCTGGCCAACCTCCTCAGATCACTGGCATCGTGGACTTCGagttctctggcttctttcCACCGCTCGACGAATTCCTGAATGACTGCATCGCCAACGACGGCGATTGGCCCAAAGTTATGTACGACGTCTATTTGAAGCGACTGGAGAGCAATGGTATACCAACACCTTGGTAG
- a CDS encoding phospholipase C (At least one base has a quality score < 10) yields MWQCLESWLLWFYQLVKDWPWLSDMIFSPRLRWALTALLAASKTARTESLADIDHVILFMQENRAFDHYFGTMPGVRGFADPNVQYNNGIPVWKQQVTPQQSKDTDYITPWYINYLGGTWPEATQCMSAGSNGWDANQAAWNHGANNQWAVKNTPYSIGYYKRDDLPVHFALAEEWTVGDMYQESVIASTNPNRVMWISGSINVPGSPQTKDEGGYPYIDNNETPGCDKNGINCYPLKWSTAAEKYEAAGVSWSVFQDADNFDDNPYAWFEQFQDSKKGSNLNNKGMKGQSLDAFYAQAAAGTLPEVSYIVGPMQLSEHPPYSPHDGSWLQRKVAEAVINSPKYSKSVLIVSYDETGGWADHVSPYTSPDGTAGEWIDDPYGAAGRTATGPGFRVPFYIISPFTRKGGVYTEHCDHTSQVSFIEKWQAAKGRDVTTDEMVPWRRENMADLVNAFDFKNPDYSIPNLPEAPQPHTNSKGVYDGSSYCSSQYGNGRPPVP; encoded by the exons ATGTGGCAGTGTCTTGAGTCTTGGCTCCTCTGGTTTTACCAGCTGGTTAAGGATTGGCCTTGGTTATCAGACATGATTTTCTCTCCGAGACTTCGTTGGGCCCTAACGGCTCTGTTGGCGGCTTCGAAAACGGCCAGGACTGAGAGCCTGGCCGATATCGACCATGTCATCTTGTTTATGCAAG AGAACCGTGCTTTTGATCACTACTTCGGTACTATGCCCGGAGTTCGTGGCTTTGCTGATCCAAACGTCCAGTACAACAACGGCATCCCTGTCTGGAAACAGCAAGTCACCCCTCAACAGAGCAAGGACACTGATTACATCACACCCTGGTACATCAACTACCTCGGTGGAACATGGCCTGAAGCTACTCAGTGCATGAGTGCCGGGTCCAACGGCTGGGATGCCAACCAAGCTGCTTGGAACCATGGTGCCAACAACCAGTGGGCAGTCAAGAACACTCCCTACAGTATTGGTTACTACAAGCGCGATGATCTCCCTGTTCACTTTGCTCTTGCTGAGGAGTGGACCGTTGGTGATATGTACCAAGAGTCCGTCATCGCTTCAACCAACCCCAACCGTGTCATGTGGATCAGTGGATCCATCAACGTCCCTGGCTCACCACAGACCAAGGATGAGGGTGGATACCCTTACATCGACAACAATGAGACACCTGGCTGTGACAAGAACGGTATCAACTGTTACCCTCTCAAGTGGTCTACAGCTGCTGAGAAGTATGAGGCTGCTGGTGTCTCATGGAGTGTCTTCCAGGACGCAGATAACTTTGACGACAACCCTTATGCTTGGTTCGAGCAGTTCCAGGATTCCAAGAAGGGATCTAACTTGAACAACAAGGGTATGAAAGGACAGTCACTGGACGCTTTCTACGCTCAGGCCGCCGCCGGAACTCTCCCTGAGGTCTCATACATCGTTGGCCCCATGCAGCTCTCAGAACATCCTCCCTACTCCCCACACGATGGCTCTTGGCTTCAGCGAAAGGTTGCTGAGGCTGTTATCAACTCCCCCAAATACTCCAAGTCCGTGTTGATCGTCTCATATGATGAGACGGGTGGCTGGGCCGATCACGTTAGCCCTTACACTTCTCCAGATGGTACGGCTGGTGAATGGATTGATGATCCTTATGGCGCAGCCGGCCGCACTGCCACCGGCCCAGGCTTCCGCGTTCCTTTCTACATCATTTCACCTTTCACCCGTAAGGGCGGTGTCTACACTGAGCATTGTGATCACACTTCTCAGGTGTCCTTCATTGAGAAGTGGCAGGCTGCCAAAGGTCGAGATGTTACCACTGATGAAATGGTTCCCTGGCGTCGCGAGAACATGGCTGATCTCGTCAACGCCTTTGACTTCAAGAACCCTGACTACAGTATTCCCAACCTCCCTGAAGCTCCTCAACCACATACCAACAGCAAGGGTGTCTATGATGGTTCATCATACTGTTCTTCTCAATACGGTAACGGCCGGCCTCCTGTTCCCTAA